Proteins from a genomic interval of Euwallacea fornicatus isolate EFF26 chromosome 1, ASM4011564v1, whole genome shotgun sequence:
- the LOC136342867 gene encoding uncharacterized protein isoform X2 codes for MFIDNLLHWQTLTTEKFTMASRKKARKNKTKPKVEDYEKILKYNPYSFFSASEIMQIKNVLKLKEMSLPIAICCVILNKIDTLKTAIEAGVDVNELGPNNTTALIWAIRYKHLELIRLLLQKGADPTIRVDNGENIVITALEHKLWDEVTFMEFWQMISTVSEVEINAANKNGHTILHIAVRREWEKFISVLLDAKVEIDITNINGVTPLMTACFRNNFNIVSILISHGADFTKEDNHYRTALCYATVTGAKISKPPFLISERIIFELKKDLSFKEYIKRRIEIIELILNKEKVSDSESEMLITLINYLVQYTENGLKLILKANIFELIQKILTNAQNKDKQKLLLLITLDIVCYNEQDIGFNIQVQLTLVHQFLATTIAVICLSIIKSKEKYFNLAFYIVLIICTLNDIGQKWMKDNYIQVKQAFKALPADFATYFQKDFPEEGKLKLMKKKMKKLRRFINLLEGIELDSKASLDKNEPLFDIKKPKRRTKILKTNITKIKSMEIRGIPFFKNCNQYDSSIEKIKKQTIIANKKLAAKANSLTNNLQNDKNREEADMMIQNKSTKEEVATMFVVPASSDLDHKNQLPEVKNSLFDIQLTRDIQANEEMKVNTFMTDDLFGSIYSATHSDTSNPITTTLKQFLKNQQWNSDREELGFISTFPEWKSKNCKFPINDWSLFEEKMRIDKRKLKAAMQYMKISLNYENTPNPTILDSALKVIVDYLKELLDIIIARTKAYWSLSQEAKNRKNERQAISELEATFHHLITSIRSLAYSNLSETLKNIYQLESTLLHFPVNGKTLLPNVCASNDIKIQYPTSFSEAELSLSYVEKVLNGCEDLSEDIYNIPVVNVLPSKLESEPPDLFKKEMGLLSPTKSRDKKKELDDRFKTIRGAYHLVPSIENLIKDESDLKPSTKFAIFVKDSRKTINEPKYSDVAKKSRWTEKLQQLQNVKLTQSLLGGNVRLCKYPERNYVISQGGNFNFVTLGLSSNDYPLAIKKISIEHCVCKTLKSLINPLLDLRNKHILHYFICDYDESDLILATPLCEYNIGQYVLMLKESSKNNIFHLAHMDIVRQILNGLAFLHQRAEAIVHGNLKPSNIFVDINGVVRLAEFGINRALFKLIAAPKTSLIWFSQETYRKYKIASSMECSLRSDIQVAGMLIYFIVSGGEHPFGSDITTILKNLEKASFVLPPARDAKNQILADLVSWMLMYEPNDRPHIKQVLSHVLFWSNERRWHFILNCSGISTNGVPIVINMTKLYKLIDEAARKEQIKGQWMNVARRKFQKVMFQGDDTVVSFLKFIKQIYECYGLINEESMHELKSYVLSYFPAFPLTLFRIMESTGMIKEYPFIAYTVAENMVS; via the exons ATGTTCATTGACAATCTGTTACATTGGCAGACGTTGACAACAGAAAAGTTTACTATGGCTTCACGAAAGAAAGCCCGAAAAAACAAAACCAAACCCAAAGTGGAAGACTAcgaaaaaatcctaaaatacAACCCTTACTCGTTCTTCAGCGCCTCTGAAATAATGCagatcaaaaatgttttaaaactaaaagaa aTGAGCCTACCCATCGCCATATGTTGTGTAATTCTTAACAAAATAGATACCTTAAAGACAGCAATTGAAGCCGGCGTAGATGTAAACGAGCTTGGCCCT AACAACACCACGGCCCTTATTTGGGCCATCAGATACAAGCATTTGGAACTCATAAGGTTGCTCTTGCAAAAAGGCGCCGATCCGACGATACGAGTGGATAATGGAGAGAACATTGTTATTACAGCCTTAGAGCACAAACTCTGGGATGAAGTTACCTTTATGGAGTTCTGGCAAATGATCTCTACAGTGTCTGAAGTAGAGATCAATGCTGCCAATAAAAATGGACACACAATACTGCATATTGCAGTCCGAAGAGAGTGGGAGAAGTTCATTTCTGTCCTTTTAGATGCGAAG gTTGAAATCGATATAACAAACATCAACGGAGTTACACCGTTGATGACAGCATGTTtccgaaataatttcaatatagTTAGCATTCTCATTAGCCATGGGGCAGATTTCACCAAAGAGGATAATCATTATAGAACTGCCCTTTGTTATGCCACAGTGACTGGGgctaaaatatcaaaacctCCTTTTTTGATATCGGAGAGAATCATTTTCGAGCTGAAAAAGGATCTTTCTTTTAAGGAGTATATTAAA AGGAGAATAGAAATTATCGAACTCATACTCAATAAAGAGAAAGTATCAGATTCTGAATCCGAAATGTTAATCACTCTTATAAACTATTTAGTGCAGTACACCGAAAACGGCCTGAAGCTTATTTTAAAAGCTAATATATTTGAGCTAATTCAGAAG ATTTTAACAAATGCCCAAAACAAGGACAAACAGAAGCTTCTTCTTCTGATAACCCTAGATATAGTGTGCTACAACGAGCAAGACATAGGCTTCAACATTCAGGTTCAATTGACGCTGGTTCATCAGTTCTTGGCTACTACTATAGCAGTCATATGCCTGAGTATCatcaaaagtaaagaaaaatatttcaacttgGCCTTTTATATAGTTTTAATCATCTGCACTCTCAACGATATTGGACAGAAGTGGATGAAAGATAATTACATCCAGGTTAAGCAGGCGTTTAAGGCTTTGCCTGCAGATTTTGCCACTTACTTCCAGAAGGATTTTCCTGAAGAGGGAAAATTGAAGTTG atgaagaagaaaatgaagaaattgcGACGCTTTATTAATCTGCTGGAAGGTATTGAGTTGGATTCTAAAGCTTCCTTGGACAAAAACGAACCGTTGTTTGATATCAAAAAACCAAAACGCAGAACGAAAATTCTAAAGACCAAtattactaaaattaaaagcaTGGAAATAAGAGGGATACCTTTTTTCAAGAATTGTAATCAGTACGATTcttctattgaaaaaataaaaaaacagacGATAATTGCTAATAAAAAGTTGGCAGCTAAAGCAAATTCTTTAACCAATAACCtgcaaaatgacaaaaataggGAAGAAGCTGACATGATGATACAGAATAAATCGACAAAAGAGGAGGTAGCTACTATGTTTGTGGTCCCTGCCAGTAGTGATTTAGACCACAAGAATCAATTGCCTGAAGTGAAAAATAGTTTGTTTGATATCCAACTAACAAGAGATATTCAAGCAAATGAGGAAATG aaggTAAATACTTTTATGACGGACGATCTCTTTGGCTCTATTTACTCTGCAACTCACTCAGACACCTCCAATCCTATTACAACGACCCTCAAGCAATTCTTGAAAAACCAGCAATGGAATTCAGACAGGGAAGAGCTCGGCTTTATTTCTACATTCCCGGAGTGGAAATCGAAAAATTGCAAGTTTCCTATCAATGATTGGTCTCTTTTTGAGGAGAAAATGAGAATTGACAAAAGAAAACTAAAG GCTGCAATGCAATACATGAAAATATCTCTGAATTACGAAAATACCCCCAATCCAACGATCCTAGATTCAGCTCTAAAGGTCATTGTTGATTATCTTAAGGAGCTGCTAGATATTATCATTGCTAGAACTAAAGCATATTGGAGTTTAAGCCAGGAGGCCAAAAATCGTAAGAATG AACGGCAAGCTATTTCAGAACTAGAAGCCACCTTTCATCATTTAATCACCTCAATCCGCTCGCTGGCTTACTCAAATCTCTCTGAAACCCTCAAGAATATCTACCAACTCGAATCAACACTACTACATTTCCCAGTCAATGGAAAAACCCTTCTACCCAATGTCTGCGCTTCGAATGATATCAAGATCCAGTACCCAACATCCTTCTCTGAAGCTGAATTGTCGTTGTCCTATGTGGAGAAGGTTTTGAATGGATGTGAGGATTTGAGTGAGGATATATATAACATACCTGTGGTGAATGTTTTGCCTTCGAAACTTGAAAGCGAACCCCcagatttatttaagaaaGAAATGGGTTTGTTAAG CCCTACTAAATCAAGAGACAAAAAGAAGGAACTAGACGATCGATTCAAAACCATTAGAGGCGCCTACCATTTAGTGCCCTCAATCGAGAATCTCATAAAAGATGAATCCGACTTAAAACCCTCCACAAAATTTGCGATATTCGTCAAAGATTCTAGAAAAACTATTAACGAACCGAAGTATTCGGATGTCGCGAAAAAGAGTAGATGGACTGAAAAGTTGCAGCAGTTGCAGAATGTTAAACTTACTCAATCACTTCTAG GTGGTAATGTGAGGCTGTGTAAATATCCAGAaagaaattatgtaatttcTCAAGGAGGGAACTTCAACTTTGTGACCTTAGGCCTCAGCAGCAACGACTATCCTCTggcaataaagaaaatttccatcGAGCACTGCGTctgcaaaactttaaaatccTTGATAAATCCCCTCTTGG ATTTGAGGAATAAGCACATTCTACACTACTTTATATGTGACTACGACGAAAGCGACCTAATACTGGCCACCCCTCTTTGCGAATATAATATTGGGCAATACGTACTTATGTTGAAGGAAAgctctaaaaataatatttttcatttggccCATATGGACATTGTCAGGCAAATTCTAAATGGTCTGGCTTTTCTTCATCAAAGAGCTGAAGCTATAGTGCATGGAAATCTAAAgccttcaaatatttttgtggatATAAACGGGGTGGTCAGATTGGCCGAGTTTGGAATCAATAGG GCTTTATTTAAGTTGATTGCTGCTCCCAAGACCTCATTGATTTGGTTCTCTCAAGAGACTTATAGAAAGTACAAAATAGCTTCTAGTATGGAGTGTTCTTTACGCTCGGATATTCAAGTGGCTG GAAtgcttatttatttcattgtaTCTGGGGGTGAACACCCTTTTGGTTCTGACATAACCACCATTCTGAAAAACCTAGAAAAGGCTTCATTTGTCCTACCACCAGCCAGAGATGCAAAGAATCAAATACTCGCCGATTTAGTGTCTTGGATGCTTATGTACGAACCAAATGATCGGCCCCATATTAAGCAAGTCCTGTC TCATGTCTTATTCTGGTCCAACGAACGACGGTGGCACTTCATTCTAAACTGTTCTGGAATATCCACGAATGGCGTTCCCATAGTGATAAACATGACAAAGTTGTATAAATTAATCGATGAAGCAGCCAGGAAAGAACAAATTAAAGGACAGTGGATGAATGTGGCCCGTAGGAAATTCCAGAAAGTTATGTTTCAAGGCGATGACACAGTCGTgagtttcttgaaattcataaaacaaatttatgaatGCTACGGGTTGATCAACGAGGAGAGCATGCATGAATTGAAAAGCTACGTTCTGTCGTATTTCCCCGCGTTTCCTTTGACATTGTTTAGGATTATGGAGTCCACAGGAATGATCAAAGAGTACCCATTTATTGCTTATACAGTGGCGGAAAATATGGTTAGCTAA
- the LOC136342867 gene encoding uncharacterized protein isoform X3 gives MFIDNLLHWQTLTTEKFTMASRKKARKNKTKPKVEDYEKILKYNPYSFFSASEIMQIKNVLKLKEVMSLPIAICCVILNKIDTLKTAIEAGVDVNELGPNNTTALIWAIRYKHLELIRLLLQKGADPTIRVDNGENIVITALEHKLWDEVTFMEFWQMISTVSEVEINAANKNGHTILHIAVRREWEKFISVLLDAKVEIDITNINGVTPLMTACFRNNFNIVSILISHGADFTKEDNHYRTALCYATVTGAKISKPPFLISERIIFELKKDLSFKEYIKRRIEIIELILNKEKVSDSESEMLITLINYLVQYTENGLKLILKANIFELIQKILTNAQNKDKQKLLLLITLDIVCYNEQDIGFNIQVQLTLVHQFLATTIAVICLSIIKSKEKYFNLAFYIVLIICTLNDIGQKWMKDNYIQVKQAFKALPADFATYFQKDFPEEGKLKLKKMKKLRRFINLLEGIELDSKASLDKNEPLFDIKKPKRRTKILKTNITKIKSMEIRGIPFFKNCNQYDSSIEKIKKQTIIANKKLAAKANSLTNNLQNDKNREEADMMIQNKSTKEEVATMFVVPASSDLDHKNQLPEVKNSLFDIQLTRDIQANEEMKVNTFMTDDLFGSIYSATHSDTSNPITTTLKQFLKNQQWNSDREELGFISTFPEWKSKNCKFPINDWSLFEEKMRIDKRKLKAAMQYMKISLNYENTPNPTILDSALKVIVDYLKELLDIIIARTKAYWSLSQEAKNRKNERQAISELEATFHHLITSIRSLAYSNLSETLKNIYQLESTLLHFPVNGKTLLPNVCASNDIKIQYPTSFSEAELSLSYVEKVLNGCEDLSEDIYNIPVVNVLPSKLESEPPDLFKKEMGLLSPTKSRDKKKELDDRFKTIRGAYHLVPSIENLIKDESDLKPSTKFAIFVKDSRKTINEPKYSDVAKKSRWTEKLQQLQNVKLTQSLLGGNVRLCKYPERNYVISQGGNFNFVTLGLSSNDYPLAIKKISIEHCVCKTLKSLINPLLDLRNKHILHYFICDYDESDLILATPLCEYNIGQYVLMLKESSKNNIFHLAHMDIVRQILNGLAFLHQRAEAIVHGNLKPSNIFVDINGVVRLAEFGINRALFKLIAAPKTSLIWFSQETYRKYKIASSMECSLRSDIQVAGMLIYFIVSGGEHPFGSDITTILKNLEKASFVLPPARDAKNQILADLVSWMLMYEPNDRPHIKQVLSHVLFWSNERRWHFILNCSGISTNGVPIVINMTKLYKLIDEAARKEQIKGQWMNVARRKFQKVMFQGDDTVVSFLKFIKQIYECYGLINEESMHELKSYVLSYFPAFPLTLFRIMESTGMIKEYPFIAYTVAENMVS, from the exons ATGTTCATTGACAATCTGTTACATTGGCAGACGTTGACAACAGAAAAGTTTACTATGGCTTCACGAAAGAAAGCCCGAAAAAACAAAACCAAACCCAAAGTGGAAGACTAcgaaaaaatcctaaaatacAACCCTTACTCGTTCTTCAGCGCCTCTGAAATAATGCagatcaaaaatgttttaaaactaaaagaaGTG aTGAGCCTACCCATCGCCATATGTTGTGTAATTCTTAACAAAATAGATACCTTAAAGACAGCAATTGAAGCCGGCGTAGATGTAAACGAGCTTGGCCCT AACAACACCACGGCCCTTATTTGGGCCATCAGATACAAGCATTTGGAACTCATAAGGTTGCTCTTGCAAAAAGGCGCCGATCCGACGATACGAGTGGATAATGGAGAGAACATTGTTATTACAGCCTTAGAGCACAAACTCTGGGATGAAGTTACCTTTATGGAGTTCTGGCAAATGATCTCTACAGTGTCTGAAGTAGAGATCAATGCTGCCAATAAAAATGGACACACAATACTGCATATTGCAGTCCGAAGAGAGTGGGAGAAGTTCATTTCTGTCCTTTTAGATGCGAAG gTTGAAATCGATATAACAAACATCAACGGAGTTACACCGTTGATGACAGCATGTTtccgaaataatttcaatatagTTAGCATTCTCATTAGCCATGGGGCAGATTTCACCAAAGAGGATAATCATTATAGAACTGCCCTTTGTTATGCCACAGTGACTGGGgctaaaatatcaaaacctCCTTTTTTGATATCGGAGAGAATCATTTTCGAGCTGAAAAAGGATCTTTCTTTTAAGGAGTATATTAAA AGGAGAATAGAAATTATCGAACTCATACTCAATAAAGAGAAAGTATCAGATTCTGAATCCGAAATGTTAATCACTCTTATAAACTATTTAGTGCAGTACACCGAAAACGGCCTGAAGCTTATTTTAAAAGCTAATATATTTGAGCTAATTCAGAAG ATTTTAACAAATGCCCAAAACAAGGACAAACAGAAGCTTCTTCTTCTGATAACCCTAGATATAGTGTGCTACAACGAGCAAGACATAGGCTTCAACATTCAGGTTCAATTGACGCTGGTTCATCAGTTCTTGGCTACTACTATAGCAGTCATATGCCTGAGTATCatcaaaagtaaagaaaaatatttcaacttgGCCTTTTATATAGTTTTAATCATCTGCACTCTCAACGATATTGGACAGAAGTGGATGAAAGATAATTACATCCAGGTTAAGCAGGCGTTTAAGGCTTTGCCTGCAGATTTTGCCACTTACTTCCAGAAGGATTTTCCTGAAGAGGGAAAATTGAAGTTG aagaaaatgaagaaattgcGACGCTTTATTAATCTGCTGGAAGGTATTGAGTTGGATTCTAAAGCTTCCTTGGACAAAAACGAACCGTTGTTTGATATCAAAAAACCAAAACGCAGAACGAAAATTCTAAAGACCAAtattactaaaattaaaagcaTGGAAATAAGAGGGATACCTTTTTTCAAGAATTGTAATCAGTACGATTcttctattgaaaaaataaaaaaacagacGATAATTGCTAATAAAAAGTTGGCAGCTAAAGCAAATTCTTTAACCAATAACCtgcaaaatgacaaaaataggGAAGAAGCTGACATGATGATACAGAATAAATCGACAAAAGAGGAGGTAGCTACTATGTTTGTGGTCCCTGCCAGTAGTGATTTAGACCACAAGAATCAATTGCCTGAAGTGAAAAATAGTTTGTTTGATATCCAACTAACAAGAGATATTCAAGCAAATGAGGAAATG aaggTAAATACTTTTATGACGGACGATCTCTTTGGCTCTATTTACTCTGCAACTCACTCAGACACCTCCAATCCTATTACAACGACCCTCAAGCAATTCTTGAAAAACCAGCAATGGAATTCAGACAGGGAAGAGCTCGGCTTTATTTCTACATTCCCGGAGTGGAAATCGAAAAATTGCAAGTTTCCTATCAATGATTGGTCTCTTTTTGAGGAGAAAATGAGAATTGACAAAAGAAAACTAAAG GCTGCAATGCAATACATGAAAATATCTCTGAATTACGAAAATACCCCCAATCCAACGATCCTAGATTCAGCTCTAAAGGTCATTGTTGATTATCTTAAGGAGCTGCTAGATATTATCATTGCTAGAACTAAAGCATATTGGAGTTTAAGCCAGGAGGCCAAAAATCGTAAGAATG AACGGCAAGCTATTTCAGAACTAGAAGCCACCTTTCATCATTTAATCACCTCAATCCGCTCGCTGGCTTACTCAAATCTCTCTGAAACCCTCAAGAATATCTACCAACTCGAATCAACACTACTACATTTCCCAGTCAATGGAAAAACCCTTCTACCCAATGTCTGCGCTTCGAATGATATCAAGATCCAGTACCCAACATCCTTCTCTGAAGCTGAATTGTCGTTGTCCTATGTGGAGAAGGTTTTGAATGGATGTGAGGATTTGAGTGAGGATATATATAACATACCTGTGGTGAATGTTTTGCCTTCGAAACTTGAAAGCGAACCCCcagatttatttaagaaaGAAATGGGTTTGTTAAG CCCTACTAAATCAAGAGACAAAAAGAAGGAACTAGACGATCGATTCAAAACCATTAGAGGCGCCTACCATTTAGTGCCCTCAATCGAGAATCTCATAAAAGATGAATCCGACTTAAAACCCTCCACAAAATTTGCGATATTCGTCAAAGATTCTAGAAAAACTATTAACGAACCGAAGTATTCGGATGTCGCGAAAAAGAGTAGATGGACTGAAAAGTTGCAGCAGTTGCAGAATGTTAAACTTACTCAATCACTTCTAG GTGGTAATGTGAGGCTGTGTAAATATCCAGAaagaaattatgtaatttcTCAAGGAGGGAACTTCAACTTTGTGACCTTAGGCCTCAGCAGCAACGACTATCCTCTggcaataaagaaaatttccatcGAGCACTGCGTctgcaaaactttaaaatccTTGATAAATCCCCTCTTGG ATTTGAGGAATAAGCACATTCTACACTACTTTATATGTGACTACGACGAAAGCGACCTAATACTGGCCACCCCTCTTTGCGAATATAATATTGGGCAATACGTACTTATGTTGAAGGAAAgctctaaaaataatatttttcatttggccCATATGGACATTGTCAGGCAAATTCTAAATGGTCTGGCTTTTCTTCATCAAAGAGCTGAAGCTATAGTGCATGGAAATCTAAAgccttcaaatatttttgtggatATAAACGGGGTGGTCAGATTGGCCGAGTTTGGAATCAATAGG GCTTTATTTAAGTTGATTGCTGCTCCCAAGACCTCATTGATTTGGTTCTCTCAAGAGACTTATAGAAAGTACAAAATAGCTTCTAGTATGGAGTGTTCTTTACGCTCGGATATTCAAGTGGCTG GAAtgcttatttatttcattgtaTCTGGGGGTGAACACCCTTTTGGTTCTGACATAACCACCATTCTGAAAAACCTAGAAAAGGCTTCATTTGTCCTACCACCAGCCAGAGATGCAAAGAATCAAATACTCGCCGATTTAGTGTCTTGGATGCTTATGTACGAACCAAATGATCGGCCCCATATTAAGCAAGTCCTGTC TCATGTCTTATTCTGGTCCAACGAACGACGGTGGCACTTCATTCTAAACTGTTCTGGAATATCCACGAATGGCGTTCCCATAGTGATAAACATGACAAAGTTGTATAAATTAATCGATGAAGCAGCCAGGAAAGAACAAATTAAAGGACAGTGGATGAATGTGGCCCGTAGGAAATTCCAGAAAGTTATGTTTCAAGGCGATGACACAGTCGTgagtttcttgaaattcataaaacaaatttatgaatGCTACGGGTTGATCAACGAGGAGAGCATGCATGAATTGAAAAGCTACGTTCTGTCGTATTTCCCCGCGTTTCCTTTGACATTGTTTAGGATTATGGAGTCCACAGGAATGATCAAAGAGTACCCATTTATTGCTTATACAGTGGCGGAAAATATGGTTAGCTAA